From the Opitutus sp. ER46 genome, one window contains:
- a CDS encoding DUF3788 family protein translates to MKTIDLATEAMPAIAFSDPQNAPTNEAIVEMVGAEAHAAIAAVNHWLETSHQHVTHEWRFSQTSGWYDIALIKERRIFYFIPKPGGFLLNIVLSDRAIAALPHWLDDKHITRLVRAAKRYAEGTVFSFAAQTLVPEVAIALLKAKISH, encoded by the coding sequence ATGAAAACCATCGATCTGGCCACCGAGGCCATGCCCGCGATCGCGTTCTCCGATCCCCAGAACGCCCCGACGAACGAAGCCATCGTTGAGATGGTCGGCGCCGAAGCCCACGCGGCCATTGCCGCCGTGAACCACTGGCTCGAAACCTCCCACCAGCACGTCACGCACGAGTGGAGATTCTCGCAGACGTCTGGCTGGTATGACATCGCCCTCATCAAGGAGCGCCGGATCTTCTATTTCATCCCGAAACCCGGCGGGTTCCTGCTGAACATCGTGCTCAGCGACCGCGCCATCGCCGCACTGCCCCATTGGCTCGACGATAAGCACATCACGCGCCTGGTGCGCGCGGCCAAACGGTACGCCGAAGGCACGGTGTTCTCCTTTGCCGCCCAAACCTTGGTCCCGGAGGTCGCCATCGCCCTCCTGAAGGCCAAAATCAGCCACTAG